One segment of Desulfosudis oleivorans Hxd3 DNA contains the following:
- the guaB gene encoding IMP dehydrogenase has translation MKITPEETYSFDDVLLIPNYSDVLPDDVNTTTRLTVELSVNIPIVSAAMDTVTESATAISMARAGGLGFIHRNMSIEAQAIEVGKVKKSESGMIVDPVTTGPNEPISAVLSLMKEYNISGVPVVQGDKLVGIVTNRDLRFEGDLDRKVSEVMTSKLITVPEGITLEESKELLHRHKIEKLLVVDKKGRLAGMITMKDIEKLKKYPNSCKDELGRLRVGAAIGVGKEAMERAEALLKAGADVIVIDTSHGHSQNVIDTVKTLKQTFKPIQVIAGNVCTAKGAEALIEAGVDGVKIGVGPGSICTTRIVAGVGMPQLTAILNCRSVSNKTGVPLIADGGIKYSGDITKALAAGAHTVMLGGLLAGTEESPGETILFQGRSYKVYRGMGSVEAMKQGSKDRYYQTNEVEDSQLVPEGIVGRIPYRGTVSGNITQLVGGLKAGMGYLGCRNVDELRERGRFVKISAAGLRESHVHDVIITKEAPNYRVD, from the coding sequence ATGAAGATCACCCCGGAGGAAACCTATTCGTTTGACGATGTATTATTGATTCCAAACTATTCCGATGTGTTGCCCGATGACGTGAACACCACCACGCGTCTGACCGTTGAACTGTCGGTGAATATTCCCATTGTCAGCGCCGCCATGGACACGGTCACCGAATCGGCCACCGCCATCAGCATGGCCAGAGCAGGGGGCCTTGGCTTTATTCACCGCAACATGAGCATAGAGGCCCAGGCCATCGAAGTGGGCAAGGTCAAAAAATCAGAAAGCGGCATGATCGTGGACCCGGTGACCACCGGTCCCAACGAGCCCATCAGCGCGGTGCTCAGCCTGATGAAGGAGTACAACATCTCCGGCGTGCCCGTGGTCCAGGGTGACAAGCTGGTGGGTATTGTCACCAACCGGGACCTGCGGTTTGAAGGCGACCTGGACAGAAAGGTCTCGGAAGTGATGACCAGCAAGCTGATCACGGTTCCCGAGGGCATCACCCTGGAGGAATCCAAGGAGTTGCTGCACCGCCATAAGATCGAAAAACTGCTGGTGGTGGATAAAAAGGGCCGCCTGGCCGGTATGATCACCATGAAGGACATTGAAAAGCTCAAGAAATATCCCAATTCCTGCAAGGACGAGCTGGGCCGGCTTCGGGTGGGGGCCGCCATCGGCGTGGGCAAGGAGGCCATGGAGCGGGCCGAGGCCCTGCTCAAGGCCGGGGCTGATGTGATTGTTATCGATACGTCCCACGGCCATTCTCAGAACGTGATCGACACGGTCAAGACCCTCAAGCAGACCTTTAAGCCGATTCAGGTGATCGCCGGCAACGTGTGCACGGCCAAGGGGGCTGAAGCCCTGATCGAGGCCGGTGTGGACGGGGTCAAGATCGGTGTGGGCCCGGGCTCCATCTGCACCACCCGAATCGTTGCCGGTGTGGGCATGCCCCAGCTCACCGCCATTCTCAACTGCCGGTCGGTGTCCAACAAAACCGGTGTTCCCCTGATCGCCGACGGCGGCATCAAGTACTCCGGCGATATCACCAAGGCCCTGGCCGCCGGTGCTCACACCGTGATGTTGGGCGGGCTTCTGGCCGGCACCGAAGAGAGTCCCGGCGAAACCATCCTCTTCCAGGGCAGAAGCTACAAGGTCTATCGCGGCATGGGATCGGTGGAGGCCATGAAACAGGGCAGCAAGGACCGTTACTACCAGACCAACGAGGTGGAGGACAGCCAGCTGGTGCCCGAAGGCATTGTGGGCCGGATTCCCTACCGCGGTACCGTGTCCGGCAACATCACCCAGCTGGTGGGCGGGCTCAAGGCCGGCATGGGCTACCTGGGGTGCCGGAACGTGGACGAATTGCGCGAGCGGGGGCGGTTTGTGAAGATCAGTGCCGCCGGCCTTCGGGAGAGCCATGTGCATGACGTGATCATCACCAAGGAAGCCCCCAACTACCGCGTGGATTGA
- a CDS encoding L-threonylcarbamoyladenylate synthase, which translates to MLLKINPQNPQERLIAKVVDSLRQGGIVAFPTDTFYAIGCDIMQKKSVEKIYQIKQRHKSKPFSFICCDLKDISEYAKVTDYAYRTMKRLLPGPYTFILEGSRPLPKTMVSKRKTAGIRVPDNAICMAIVRALGNPVISTTAKLPDKGVFTDPELIHDHFGKLLDIVVDGGPVPCQPSSILSFVDEEPEIIRRGLGPLDIFE; encoded by the coding sequence ATGCTGTTGAAAATCAATCCCCAGAACCCACAGGAGCGGCTGATTGCCAAGGTGGTGGACAGCCTTCGCCAGGGAGGTATTGTCGCTTTTCCCACCGACACTTTTTACGCCATCGGCTGCGACATCATGCAGAAAAAAAGCGTGGAAAAGATTTACCAGATCAAGCAGCGCCACAAAAGCAAGCCTTTCAGCTTTATCTGCTGCGATCTCAAGGACATCAGTGAATACGCCAAGGTCACGGATTATGCCTACCGCACCATGAAGCGGCTTTTGCCCGGGCCGTATACCTTTATTCTGGAGGGGTCCCGTCCCCTGCCCAAGACCATGGTGTCCAAGCGCAAAACCGCCGGTATCCGCGTGCCGGACAACGCCATCTGCATGGCCATTGTCCGTGCCCTGGGCAACCCGGTCATCTCCACTACGGCCAAGCTGCCGGACAAGGGGGTGTTTACCGACCCGGAGCTGATTCACGACCACTTCGGCAAGCTGCTCGATATCGTGGTCGACGGCGGACCGGTGCCGTGCCAGCCTTCCAGCATTCTCTCCTTTGTTGATGAAGAGCCTGAAATCATTAGAAGAGGTCTGGGACCGCTGGATATTTTCGAATAA